GATAAAAGCCTCATCAAAATCGGCCGTGGCGTTCATAATGATGTCGCCATTGACCAGCATTCCGTATCGGGTTCCCACGCCACTATTCAGTACAAAGATGGTTCCTATTACCTTGAAGACCAGAGGAGTAAAAATAAAACCCGTTTAAACGGCGAAGAGATCGGCCCGAACACGCCCATAAAACTCAAAAGCGGCGACGAAATCGTGTTCGATATCTATAAATTCATATTTCTTTTGGAACAACAAACCCCCTCCGGCGATACGGACGAGAACTGGTAAGCATTACAGGCGATGAAACGCCGTGCCGCCACAGCGGCTGCCGACGGCTGGATGATCAGTATCGCTTGAGAAATATATTTTTATAAATTAGAATAATTTTAGTAAATTATGGATCAGAGCAGGATAAACTCCGGCCTTGCGGTGCCGATTGTTTGCTCACAAACCGTTTAAAAAAAACAACTAAAACTGTTCAATAACAGCTGCGGGGCGGTATTAAAGGCATCTCTGCCGGGATGCACAGCAAGCACTCCAGTGCGCAGAATGGTGGAGACATGGGATATCTTACCCGAAATCAGTATACGCCTCTGACCAATGTGGCCTTCGGGATGAAGCCCGGGGAAATTTCCAAACCTTTCAAGACGCCTTATGGCTGGGATATCATCAGGGTGACCGAGTTTGTCAAAAAACAGGAGATCCCGCCGGCAGAGAAGATTCAACGAGCTCG
The Candidatus Desulfatibia profunda DNA segment above includes these coding regions:
- a CDS encoding peptidylprolyl isomerase, whose protein sequence is MGYLTRNQYTPLTNVAFGMKPGEISKPFKTPYGWDIIRVTEFVKKQEIPPAEKIQRARARMEALQTAQVYQEIMKNLKEKNTVVLYADNIKQLAAATAGKTQ